A single Deltaproteobacteria bacterium DNA region contains:
- a CDS encoding branched-chain amino acid ABC transporter permease, producing MRNRLYIYVILGIGLVTAPLYMGGYLVEIMIIALWFGYLGSCWNIIGGYAGQLSLGHGTFVGIGAYTSTVLFTHLGLTPWIGMFAGAAVATVVGLLAGFLCFRFRVRGAYFLLITMAMAEIVRLCFEHIDFLGATVGLFLPTLRGPAAPLQYQFQAKWPFYLTILGMTGAIVWVSRLLERSKTGFYLKAIRGDEEAARSLGVSAIRYKLVAMGISCFSIALGGTFYAQYRMYIRPDLLMGIHFSVEIVLAPIIGGMGTLFGPIVGAFLMVPMGELARWLADVLKHNFQMRGLIGLHLITYGVALIVVVRFMPYGALGLIQRLKGRWTGSGVVGG from the coding sequence GTGAGGAATAGGCTTTACATTTACGTGATCCTCGGTATCGGCCTTGTGACAGCGCCCCTTTACATGGGCGGGTACCTGGTCGAGATAATGATCATCGCCCTTTGGTTCGGATACCTCGGGAGCTGTTGGAATATCATTGGTGGATACGCCGGTCAGCTCTCCTTGGGGCACGGTACGTTCGTGGGAATCGGAGCCTATACCTCAACCGTGCTCTTCACTCATCTCGGCCTGACCCCGTGGATCGGCATGTTCGCCGGTGCCGCAGTCGCGACCGTAGTGGGCCTGCTTGCGGGTTTCCTCTGCTTCAGATTCCGCGTTCGGGGCGCCTACTTTCTGCTGATCACCATGGCCATGGCCGAAATCGTCAGGCTCTGTTTCGAACACATCGATTTTTTGGGAGCAACGGTGGGTCTCTTCCTGCCGACCCTCAGGGGACCGGCAGCCCCCCTCCAGTACCAGTTCCAAGCGAAGTGGCCTTTCTACCTGACCATCCTTGGAATGACCGGAGCCATAGTCTGGGTCTCCCGCCTGCTGGAACGTTCGAAGACGGGGTTCTACCTGAAGGCGATCAGGGGGGATGAGGAGGCTGCAAGATCCTTGGGCGTTTCTGCGATCAGATACAAGCTCGTCGCCATGGGTATCTCCTGTTTTTCCATCGCCCTGGGAGGCACCTTCTACGCTCAATACCGGATGTATATCCGGCCGGACCTGCTTATGGGAATCCATTTCTCGGTGGAGATCGTGTTGGCTCCTATCATCGGCGGGATGGGAACCCTGTTTGGGCCGATTGTGGGAGCCTTTCTTATGGTACCCATGGGGGAGCTGGCGCGGTGGCTGGCAGACGTGTTGAAGCACAACTTCCAGATGAGAGGCCTGATAGGACTCCATCTGATCACCTATGGGGTGGCTCTCATCGTAGTGGTCAGATTCATGCCCTATGGAGCACTCGGTCTGATCCAAAGGTTGAAAGGACGGTGGACCGGCAGTGGTGTTGTTGGAGGTTAG
- a CDS encoding ABC transporter ATP-binding protein, with product MRMDLKVSQGQIKSIIGPNGAGKTTLFNLITGFYRPDQGRIFFCGEEITGLPPESIAHLGIGRTFQLVRPFLDMTLLENVMVAALSRTSNIGEARRKALDVVESLDLDGKLKVPIRALTIEDRKRLELARAIALAPSLLLLDEVMAGLNPTESNDMIQLIKRIRNSGITILLIEHVMHAVLSLSDEVVVLNYGEKIYDGDPGRVVKDQQVIEAYLGEDYSLA from the coding sequence ATGAGGATGGATCTCAAGGTAAGCCAGGGACAGATCAAGTCGATCATAGGCCCCAACGGTGCGGGAAAGACCACGCTCTTCAACCTCATCACCGGCTTCTACCGTCCTGACCAGGGGCGAATCTTTTTCTGTGGCGAGGAGATCACCGGCCTTCCCCCGGAGAGTATCGCCCACCTGGGAATCGGGCGCACTTTTCAACTGGTCAGGCCGTTTCTGGATATGACACTCCTGGAAAACGTCATGGTTGCGGCACTGAGCCGGACCTCGAATATAGGGGAGGCCCGCCGGAAGGCGCTGGATGTTGTCGAGTCCCTCGACCTTGACGGGAAACTCAAGGTCCCGATCCGTGCCCTGACGATCGAGGATAGGAAACGGCTGGAGTTGGCGCGCGCCATAGCCCTTGCGCCCTCGCTCCTTCTGCTGGACGAGGTGATGGCGGGCCTGAATCCCACTGAGAGCAATGACATGATTCAGCTGATCAAGAGGATAAGAAACAGCGGCATAACCATTCTCTTGATCGAGCACGTCATGCACGCCGTCCTTTCGCTGTCAGATGAAGTGGTGGTCCTCAACTACGGCGAGAAGATCTATGATGGAGATCCAGGGCGTGTGGTCAAGGACCAGCAGGTGATAGAAGCCTATCTCGGGGAGGACTATTCCCTGGCCTGA
- a CDS encoding ABC transporter ATP-binding protein, translating to MLDFVDINVAYGQLRVLTEINITVEKERIVSIIGANGAGKTTLLKTASGLIRPEGGTISFEGKPIHSIPPHEIVGLGIVHVPEGRQIFTSLSVEDNLRVGSYLPRARRMREQNMKRVYEMFPRLGERRKQLARTLSGGEQQMLAIGRGLMSMPRLLMLDEPSLGLAPLIVSNIFSVVREINRQGITILLVEQNVSHALKMSHWGYVIENRRIVLSGTGEELASNEHTKKAYFGGH from the coding sequence ATGTTGGACTTTGTGGACATAAATGTGGCATACGGCCAGCTCCGGGTGTTGACGGAGATCAATATAACCGTCGAAAAGGAGAGGATCGTTTCCATCATCGGGGCGAACGGAGCCGGCAAGACCACCCTTCTCAAGACCGCCTCCGGCCTGATTCGGCCTGAGGGGGGGACCATCTCCTTTGAGGGAAAGCCGATCCACTCTATCCCTCCCCACGAGATTGTCGGTCTGGGTATCGTCCATGTTCCAGAGGGGCGGCAGATCTTTACCTCCCTTTCGGTGGAGGATAACTTGAGGGTCGGGTCGTATCTGCCCCGGGCAAGGCGGATGCGCGAGCAGAACATGAAGCGTGTCTATGAAATGTTTCCCCGGCTCGGGGAGAGGCGGAAGCAACTCGCCAGAACCCTTTCAGGGGGCGAACAGCAGATGCTTGCCATCGGCAGGGGATTGATGTCGATGCCCAGGTTGCTCATGCTCGATGAGCCGTCACTTGGGTTGGCTCCCCTGATCGTCTCCAATATCTTCTCCGTTGTCCGCGAGATAAATCGGCAGGGGATTACGATCCTCCTTGTTGAGCAGAATGTCTCTCATGCCTTGAAGATGAGCCATTGGGGGTATGTGATCGAGAATAGGAGAATCGTTCTTTCCGGGACCGGAGAGGAGTTGGCCAGCAACGAGCATACAAAGAAGGCCTATTTCGGGGGGCATTGA
- a CDS encoding SDR family oxidoreductase, translated as MKLKGKVAIITGGNDGIGRVIALTFVEEGARVSICGRRKEKLKEAEEEIKSRGGEVLSLVTDISREEEVESMVAKTVDRFGTLDILVNNASREGPTSPIHEMSGDDWRAVIGTNLNGLFYCTKYALRVMIPKRSGNILNIGSIAGVYAYPLRTPYNATKWAIGGVTQTIAAEVGQYNIRCNCLSPGPTEGERAYKVIRKRAQATNKSFEEMKRFYEDQIPIKRFITPQEVARVAVFLVSDDSSGVTAQHFCVSGGIEVL; from the coding sequence ATGAAACTGAAGGGCAAAGTGGCGATCATCACAGGGGGAAACGACGGCATCGGACGGGTGATTGCCCTGACCTTTGTTGAGGAGGGTGCTCGTGTCTCCATCTGCGGCCGGAGAAAGGAAAAACTCAAGGAGGCCGAGGAAGAGATCAAAAGCAGAGGTGGAGAGGTTCTCAGCCTGGTCACAGACATCTCCAGGGAAGAAGAAGTTGAATCGATGGTGGCCAAGACGGTGGACCGTTTCGGCACTCTCGACATCCTGGTAAACAACGCGTCTCGAGAGGGACCGACCTCCCCGATTCATGAGATGAGTGGAGATGACTGGCGGGCGGTCATTGGAACCAACCTGAACGGTCTGTTCTACTGTACGAAATACGCCCTCAGGGTGATGATTCCCAAGAGATCGGGTAACATTCTGAATATCGGATCCATTGCCGGTGTCTATGCATATCCGCTCAGGACACCGTACAACGCCACCAAGTGGGCCATCGGAGGTGTCACCCAGACCATTGCCGCAGAGGTGGGGCAGTACAACATCCGGTGTAACTGTCTCTCTCCGGGACCCACGGAAGGAGAGAGAGCGTACAAGGTCATAAGGAAGAGGGCTCAGGCGACGAACAAGAGCTTCGAGGAGATGAAGAGGTTCTATGAGGATCAGATCCCGATCAAGCGATTCATTACTCCTCAAGAGGTGGCACGGGTTGCGGTCTTTCTCGTGAGCGACGATTCCAGTGGGGTTACGGCTCAACACTTCTGTGTTTCCGGGGGCATCGAGGTTCTTTGA
- a CDS encoding VOC family protein gives MHPFSRIKHICFDVEDIEAAEAALTRVFGVKSTGITSMYLDGGKGVVKNTFFRLDRGTIELAYHGLPESWKDSPINRGPGFHHVAFEVQDFDEALSELKAQGVTPLPNFPVETPHGRVAFFDPEKTGGILIELGETEKP, from the coding sequence ATGCACCCATTCTCGCGGATCAAGCATATCTGTTTTGACGTGGAGGACATCGAGGCAGCAGAAGCCGCTCTTACCAGGGTGTTCGGTGTGAAGAGCACCGGAATCACCAGTATGTATCTGGACGGAGGGAAGGGGGTCGTAAAGAATACCTTCTTCCGTCTTGACCGGGGTACGATAGAACTCGCATACCATGGTCTGCCCGAGTCGTGGAAAGATTCACCGATCAACAGAGGACCCGGGTTTCATCACGTCGCTTTCGAGGTACAGGATTTCGACGAGGCCCTCTCGGAACTAAAAGCACAGGGGGTCACCCCTTTGCCCAATTTTCCCGTGGAGACGCCTCACGGTCGTGTGGCGTTCTTCGATCCCGAAAAGACCGGGGGCATTCTGATCGAGCTTGGGGAGACCGAGAAGCCCTGA
- a CDS encoding amidohydrolase family protein, producing MERTLVDGALLVTMDPERRMIRNGAVLIEGDSILAVGKSDHVKERFKWRRRLDARNMVIVPGFVDTHIHLSEHIVRSLIPDDAHDWMPNWLMPIYSALTPEDEYYSSMIAFIEMIKTGTTAFCEAGTCFYPDRVAEAMQRVGIRGILGRWTWDLPPGPERMKQTTDQALCANEEMIERIRKLSDERIQAWPLLLGMGTASDRLMIGAKRIADDHGLGLGFMHSSSIPSMETRDKIKPLSHFEELGILDKNLKLTHMVYVEDHEIDLLKKHDVKISHCPTAAMKHSKGISKYAKFPEMVSQGICVSLGADSANSSDHSNMLKLMNLVACIYKDFHMKEMVFPAETVLEMATLRGAEALGMEQKVGSIEVGKRADLVFFNRDHPEWRPLLNVTHNLVYSVSDRSIDTVMISGKIVFDHGRITGLDEEEIYARVEDLSRNLLERSGVSLKQKWPLV from the coding sequence GTGGAGAGAACGTTAGTCGATGGCGCACTCCTTGTCACGATGGATCCTGAAAGGCGAATGATCCGGAACGGGGCCGTCCTGATCGAAGGGGATTCCATCCTGGCGGTTGGAAAGTCGGACCACGTCAAAGAAAGATTCAAATGGAGACGTCGTTTGGACGCACGGAACATGGTTATCGTTCCAGGGTTCGTGGACACCCACATCCATCTGTCAGAGCACATCGTCCGGAGCCTGATCCCGGATGACGCACATGACTGGATGCCCAATTGGCTCATGCCTATCTATTCCGCCCTCACCCCGGAGGATGAATACTACTCCTCGATGATCGCCTTTATTGAAATGATCAAGACGGGGACGACGGCGTTCTGTGAGGCAGGGACCTGCTTTTACCCGGACCGGGTTGCCGAGGCGATGCAGAGGGTGGGCATCCGGGGGATCCTGGGCCGATGGACATGGGATCTTCCTCCAGGTCCTGAAAGGATGAAGCAGACCACAGACCAGGCCCTCTGCGCCAATGAAGAGATGATCGAGAGGATAAGAAAGCTCTCAGACGAGCGAATCCAGGCTTGGCCCCTGCTGCTGGGTATGGGGACCGCCTCGGATCGATTGATGATCGGAGCCAAGAGGATAGCCGACGATCACGGCCTGGGCCTGGGATTCATGCATTCCTCCAGCATCCCTTCCATGGAGACCAGAGATAAGATCAAGCCCTTGAGCCATTTCGAAGAGCTGGGCATTCTTGACAAGAACCTCAAACTCACCCACATGGTCTATGTGGAGGATCATGAGATTGATCTATTGAAGAAGCACGATGTGAAGATCAGCCATTGCCCGACTGCAGCCATGAAGCATTCCAAAGGCATTAGCAAGTATGCGAAGTTCCCTGAGATGGTCTCACAAGGGATCTGTGTATCCCTGGGAGCGGATAGTGCCAACTCGTCTGATCATTCAAACATGTTGAAGCTCATGAATCTCGTCGCCTGCATCTATAAAGACTTCCACATGAAAGAGATGGTTTTCCCGGCGGAGACGGTCTTGGAGATGGCAACCCTGAGGGGCGCGGAGGCGTTGGGAATGGAACAGAAGGTGGGATCGATAGAGGTCGGAAAGAGGGCTGATCTTGTCTTCTTCAACAGGGATCATCCGGAATGGAGACCCCTTCTTAACGTTACGCACAACCTGGTCTATTCGGTGAGTGACAGGAGCATCGACACGGTGATGATCTCGGGGAAGATCGTCTTTGATCATGGGAGGATCACGGGCCTTGACGAGGAGGAGATCTACGCAAGAGTCGAGGATCTCAGCCGAAACCTTCTTGAGAGGTCGGGAGTCTCACTGAAACAAAAATGGCCGCTGGTGTAG
- a CDS encoding long-chain-fatty-acid--CoA ligase, producing the protein MSLGDIIRRNARLFPNRIAYMSDTQQITFRQFDQRINRLYGALRKKGLAKGDRVAILSYTRPEYMEVFGVAEKGGFITVPVNWRLKGEELAYQFNDSGAKALILQSPFVETINEIRPKIGVKHYICIGDRPEGMEAYEEVLKENPPVEPDVEIEDDDVVYIIYTSGTTGRPNGAMITHRGQQECSRSMAIEVGIRRVEKHLEGMMLFHIGPRSFLFPIFHRGCTNYLVERFDARRFLEIIEKERITTTELVPTQIAMILDLPDHDKYETSSLHTIFYAAMPMPVALLKRGIERFGQVFVQGFGQTETGPLISCFCREYHNPYGDEKDLARLGSAGQPAIDVDVKIVNDQGKELGCNEVGEILAKHVWIMKGYWNKPELTAETLRDGWVHTGDMGYMDEDGFLYIVDRKKDMIVSGGENIYPREVEEVLYDHPAVREAAVIGVPSEKWGEDVKAIIALKSGREATEAEIIEFCKERLASYKKPKSVEFMDELPKTGSGKIYKAALRDRYWKGTKRKVVMD; encoded by the coding sequence ATGAGCTTGGGTGACATCATCCGGAGAAATGCCAGGCTGTTTCCTAACAGAATCGCGTACATGTCCGATACCCAGCAGATAACCTTCAGGCAGTTCGACCAGCGGATCAACCGGCTGTACGGTGCACTGAGAAAAAAGGGGCTCGCCAAAGGCGACAGGGTGGCGATTCTGTCATACACACGGCCGGAATACATGGAGGTCTTCGGTGTTGCGGAGAAGGGCGGATTCATCACCGTCCCTGTAAACTGGCGTCTTAAAGGAGAAGAGCTCGCCTACCAGTTCAACGATTCCGGGGCCAAGGCGCTGATCCTTCAATCGCCCTTTGTCGAGACGATCAACGAGATCCGGCCCAAAATCGGGGTCAAGCATTACATATGTATCGGAGACAGACCAGAGGGCATGGAAGCATACGAAGAGGTATTGAAGGAGAATCCGCCGGTGGAACCGGACGTGGAAATCGAGGATGACGATGTGGTCTATATCATCTATACGAGCGGGACGACCGGCCGGCCGAACGGCGCCATGATCACCCACAGGGGCCAGCAGGAGTGCTCCAGGAGCATGGCCATCGAGGTGGGGATCCGCCGGGTCGAAAAGCACCTGGAGGGCATGATGCTTTTCCACATCGGTCCGAGATCGTTTCTGTTTCCAATCTTTCACAGGGGCTGCACCAATTACCTGGTAGAGCGCTTTGACGCCAGAAGATTCCTCGAGATCATCGAGAAAGAACGGATTACAACCACGGAACTCGTCCCCACCCAGATCGCCATGATTCTCGATCTTCCCGATCATGACAAGTATGAGACATCGAGTCTTCACACGATCTTTTATGCGGCCATGCCCATGCCTGTTGCGCTTCTGAAACGGGGTATAGAGAGATTCGGGCAGGTCTTTGTCCAGGGCTTCGGTCAGACCGAGACAGGCCCGCTCATCTCCTGCTTCTGCCGCGAGTACCATAACCCTTACGGCGACGAGAAGGACTTGGCGCGACTGGGCTCTGCCGGTCAACCGGCAATCGATGTGGACGTCAAGATTGTCAATGACCAGGGCAAAGAACTGGGGTGCAATGAAGTCGGAGAGATCCTGGCCAAACACGTGTGGATCATGAAGGGTTACTGGAACAAGCCCGAACTCACCGCGGAAACCCTGAGGGACGGATGGGTTCACACCGGCGACATGGGGTACATGGACGAGGACGGGTTCCTCTACATCGTCGACCGAAAGAAGGACATGATCGTAAGCGGTGGGGAGAATATCTACCCCCGGGAAGTCGAAGAGGTTCTGTACGATCATCCTGCGGTTCGGGAAGCCGCCGTCATAGGTGTGCCGAGCGAGAAGTGGGGCGAGGACGTCAAGGCGATCATCGCCTTGAAGAGCGGACGAGAGGCGACCGAGGCTGAGATCATAGAGTTCTGCAAGGAAAGGCTGGCGAGCTACAAGAAGCCGAAGTCCGTCGAGTTCATGGACGAACTCCCTAAAACAGGATCAGGGAAGATCTACAAGGCAGCCTTGAGGGATAGGTACTGGAAGGGTACGAAAAGAAAGGTTGTTATGGATTGA
- a CDS encoding TRAP transporter substrate-binding protein — protein MLLVFSAFLWGIAFLATPAQGGPVRLSYANFPPAPTFPCVQMERWKKEVESRTGGKVSIDTYPGGTLLGAKNMMDGVIAGQADIGCLCMAYQPGRFVVTNATSLPLGLPNSRIASLVLWDLYKKYRPKAFSKVKVLTMFTCGPSNIMSKRPVRRLEDLKGMNLRASGGAAQILKAWGANPVGMPMPATVEALQKGVVQGLFSSLEVMKDFKFAETCRYATLTNTVIYPFAVVMNMDSWNRLPRDVQQVMEGLGTQQAAWTGTYMDNQIEKAVAWSKKTYNVEFIKLPKQEKARWDRLLEPITEAWIKKAEAKGLPGKEIVGDIRAFARMYSGE, from the coding sequence ATGCTACTGGTTTTTTCCGCTTTCTTGTGGGGTATTGCCTTTTTGGCCACACCGGCACAAGGGGGTCCTGTCAGGTTGAGCTATGCCAACTTCCCGCCTGCTCCCACCTTTCCGTGTGTTCAAATGGAGCGGTGGAAAAAGGAGGTTGAAAGCCGCACGGGCGGGAAGGTATCCATCGATACGTATCCAGGTGGGACCCTGCTCGGTGCCAAGAACATGATGGATGGCGTGATAGCGGGACAGGCCGACATCGGCTGCCTGTGCATGGCCTATCAACCGGGCCGTTTTGTGGTTACAAATGCCACGAGCCTGCCTCTGGGGCTGCCCAACTCCCGGATCGCCAGCCTCGTGCTCTGGGACCTCTACAAGAAATACAGGCCAAAGGCCTTCTCCAAGGTCAAGGTCCTTACCATGTTTACGTGCGGTCCTTCCAATATCATGTCCAAGAGACCGGTACGGCGCCTGGAGGATCTGAAAGGGATGAATCTGCGGGCCTCAGGAGGAGCCGCACAGATTCTGAAAGCCTGGGGAGCCAACCCGGTGGGTATGCCCATGCCGGCGACCGTGGAAGCCCTGCAGAAGGGCGTGGTCCAGGGACTGTTCTCCTCCCTCGAGGTGATGAAAGATTTCAAGTTCGCCGAGACGTGCCGGTACGCGACGCTGACGAACACCGTGATCTACCCCTTTGCCGTGGTCATGAACATGGATTCATGGAACCGCCTGCCCAGGGACGTCCAGCAGGTCATGGAGGGTCTGGGAACCCAGCAGGCCGCATGGACCGGGACCTACATGGACAACCAGATCGAAAAGGCCGTCGCCTGGTCTAAGAAGACCTATAACGTGGAATTTATCAAACTTCCAAAGCAAGAGAAGGCCAGGTGGGACAGGCTGCTCGAGCCGATCACGGAAGCATGGATCAAGAAAGCCGAGGCAAAGGGTCTTCCCGGCAAGGAGATCGTGGGGGACATAAGGGCCTTTGCGAGAATGTATTCTGGGGAGTGA
- a CDS encoding TRAP transporter small permease: MDALERARRFLNLMLMWVAGFFLAAMILLTCANIFFRLVWMPVRGTFELMGYFGALVTAFALGYTQVKRGHIAVDILVLRFSKKTQKILNSVNYSICMVFFALVAWKIAQYGATLWETGEVTETLQIIYYPFTYGVAFGFLVLSLVFLTDLLKAVSGRGGDEE; this comes from the coding sequence ATGGACGCACTCGAGAGGGCGAGGCGATTCCTGAATCTGATGCTCATGTGGGTGGCGGGTTTCTTTCTCGCTGCAATGATCCTTCTCACCTGTGCCAACATATTTTTCCGCCTTGTCTGGATGCCGGTGAGGGGCACCTTCGAACTCATGGGGTATTTCGGAGCCCTCGTAACGGCTTTTGCCTTGGGCTACACCCAGGTCAAAAGGGGCCACATCGCCGTCGACATATTGGTGCTCAGGTTTTCAAAGAAGACCCAGAAAATACTCAACAGCGTGAACTACTCGATCTGCATGGTCTTTTTCGCCCTTGTAGCGTGGAAGATAGCCCAGTATGGAGCCACCCTGTGGGAGACAGGGGAGGTCACGGAAACCCTGCAGATCATCTACTATCCCTTCACCTACGGCGTGGCCTTTGGATTCCTTGTGCTTTCCCTCGTGTTTCTGACAGACCTGTTGAAGGCGGTATCGGGGAGAGGAGGGGACGAAGAGTGA
- a CDS encoding TRAP transporter large permease, which produces MTLTMAGILGILVLVAVLFLLGMPVGFAMSVVGFCGFWYVVSFKAAVNMVGTDLWTTFSKYGLTVVPLFIFLGYLAFNSGIAEKLYNAAYKWFGHWRGGLAIATIGADELFAAICGSNTATAATMGTVALPQMEKYDYDTRLSSGTVVTGGTLGTVMPPSVVLIIIGLQTEQSIVKLFLGGILPAILLGVLFVATIFVLCRINPTFGPAGPKTTFKEKLKSLAGVIEAVAIFVLVIGGLYAGLFTPTEAGAVGVFFTLVVTVSTGRLNWKGLIDSVRDTLKISCMVFFLVAGAIIFGRFLAVTRLPFMVADFAAHLPVSRFVILAIVLVIYLIGGCFMDSLGFLVLTIPIFFPLGMALGFDPIWFSIILTMVTTMGAITPPVGVNIYVVKALAPEIGLGTIFKSVSFFLLACVVSIVILIIFPQIVLVIPGMVQ; this is translated from the coding sequence GTGACCTTGACCATGGCTGGAATCCTCGGGATCCTTGTCCTTGTGGCAGTCTTGTTCCTTCTGGGCATGCCGGTTGGGTTTGCCATGAGTGTCGTGGGCTTCTGCGGCTTCTGGTACGTGGTATCCTTCAAAGCGGCTGTCAACATGGTGGGGACCGACCTGTGGACTACTTTTTCCAAATACGGCCTCACGGTGGTCCCCCTCTTCATTTTTCTGGGTTACCTGGCCTTCAACTCCGGAATAGCGGAGAAGCTTTACAATGCCGCCTACAAATGGTTCGGCCACTGGCGGGGGGGACTTGCCATCGCCACCATCGGCGCAGACGAACTTTTTGCGGCCATCTGCGGTTCCAATACGGCCACGGCAGCCACAATGGGGACCGTCGCCCTCCCGCAGATGGAGAAGTACGACTACGACACCAGACTGAGCAGCGGTACGGTCGTCACGGGTGGCACTCTGGGCACGGTCATGCCTCCCAGCGTGGTCCTCATCATCATCGGCCTGCAAACGGAACAGTCCATCGTCAAGCTATTTCTGGGCGGTATTCTGCCGGCCATCCTTCTGGGAGTTCTCTTTGTGGCCACCATCTTTGTTCTCTGCCGGATCAACCCGACCTTCGGCCCGGCCGGACCAAAGACGACTTTCAAGGAGAAGCTCAAGTCTCTTGCCGGGGTCATCGAAGCGGTAGCCATATTCGTTCTGGTAATAGGAGGGTTGTATGCAGGGCTTTTCACACCGACCGAAGCGGGTGCAGTCGGGGTCTTTTTCACTCTTGTCGTAACCGTGTCAACAGGAAGGCTGAACTGGAAGGGTCTGATCGATTCTGTCAGGGACACGCTGAAGATATCCTGCATGGTCTTTTTTCTCGTAGCAGGCGCCATCATTTTCGGCCGTTTTCTGGCCGTAACCAGGCTGCCCTTCATGGTAGCGGATTTTGCGGCGCACCTTCCGGTCTCTCGTTTCGTTATTCTGGCCATCGTTCTGGTGATCTATCTGATCGGGGGTTGCTTCATGGATTCTCTCGGATTTCTGGTTCTCACGATACCGATCTTTTTCCCCCTGGGAATGGCACTCGGTTTCGACCCGATCTGGTTTTCGATAATCCTGACAATGGTAACGACCATGGGGGCCATCACGCCGCCGGTGGGTGTCAACATATACGTGGTCAAGGCGTTGGCACCCGAGATAGGACTTGGCACGATCTTCAAGAGCGTGAGCTTTTTCCTCTTGGCCTGTGTTGTTTCTATCGTTATTCTCATCATCTTTCCACAGATTGTTTTGGTGATACCAGGGATGGTACAGTGA
- a CDS encoding phenylacetate--CoA ligase, translating to MEKTFMPDIRSEAELAAVQTEGLRWTIRHVYSNSEFYRRRFDEYGVKPGHIQTLDDLSRLPFTTADDLREGYPFPLLSVPMERVVRIHASSGTTGKRKVLCYTQKDIDDWAHMFARCYEMAGLTLEDRVQLAVGYGIWTAGIGFQLGCERFGAMVIPVGPGNLDLQCRFLQDFGTTVLCSTASMALLMAEEVERRGIRSKIKLNKVILGSERHSAAMRQRIQDLLGVEDVFDIPGMTELYGPGTGLDCPKHEGIHYWADYYILELLDPETLEPVPPGETGEMVVTTLRKEAAPLVRYRTRDMTRLIPGRCSCGSILPMHDRLLGRSDDMFIIRAVNVYPGQIDHVLSQTSGVGSEYQIVLERKEDGRDYMTIRVEREKGRDPSGDRELAGEIEDRIKKEILVSGRVEIVDYGELPRSERKSKRVFDNR from the coding sequence ATGGAGAAGACCTTCATGCCGGATATCCGATCCGAGGCCGAACTGGCGGCGGTCCAGACAGAGGGTCTTAGATGGACGATCAGGCATGTGTACAGCAATTCGGAGTTCTACAGGAGGCGCTTCGATGAGTACGGTGTGAAACCCGGCCATATCCAGACCCTCGATGACCTGTCGAGGCTTCCCTTTACCACGGCCGACGACCTGAGGGAGGGGTACCCCTTTCCACTTCTGTCGGTTCCCATGGAGAGGGTCGTGCGGATCCATGCTTCGTCGGGGACCACCGGAAAGAGGAAGGTTCTCTGCTACACCCAAAAGGACATCGACGATTGGGCCCACATGTTTGCCAGGTGCTACGAGATGGCCGGCCTCACCCTGGAGGACAGGGTCCAGCTTGCCGTGGGCTACGGGATCTGGACCGCCGGCATTGGATTCCAGCTCGGATGTGAGCGGTTCGGGGCCATGGTCATTCCTGTCGGGCCGGGGAACCTCGACCTGCAGTGCCGATTTCTGCAGGATTTTGGGACCACGGTGCTCTGCAGCACGGCTTCCATGGCCCTGCTGATGGCAGAGGAAGTGGAGAGAAGGGGCATCCGCTCCAAGATCAAACTGAACAAGGTCATCCTCGGTTCCGAGCGGCACAGCGCAGCCATGCGGCAGAGAATTCAGGACCTTCTCGGGGTTGAGGACGTCTTCGATATCCCCGGAATGACGGAGCTCTACGGGCCCGGGACCGGACTGGATTGCCCGAAACACGAGGGGATCCACTACTGGGCCGACTACTACATCCTCGAGCTTCTCGATCCTGAAACCCTCGAGCCAGTCCCCCCTGGAGAGACCGGAGAGATGGTTGTGACCACCTTGAGAAAGGAAGCCGCTCCCCTTGTACGGTACCGGACACGCGACATGACGAGGCTGATTCCTGGACGGTGCTCCTGCGGCAGCATTCTGCCCATGCACGATCGGCTTCTGGGGCGGAGCGACGACATGTTCATCATTCGTGCCGTCAACGTCTATCCCGGCCAGATCGATCATGTCCTCTCCCAGACAAGCGGTGTAGGATCGGAGTACCAGATCGTGCTCGAGCGGAAGGAGGACGGGAGGGACTACATGACTATCAGGGTGGAACGGGAAAAGGGGAGGGATCCCTCCGGTGACCGCGAGTTGGCCGGAGAAATCGAGGATCGGATCAAGAAGGAGATTCTTGTGAGCGGCAGGGTCGAGATCGTAGACTACGGCGAGCTCCCCAGATCGGAGCGGAAATCCAAGCGGGTGTTCGATAACCGGTAG